In Sphingomonas sp. Leaf357, a single genomic region encodes these proteins:
- a CDS encoding aspartyl protease family protein gives MLRWFCAVASLAGPMLAPVPASAKCEIAKYVDIPVTMTGRSPIVTAQINGRDARFILDSGAFFSTIAKANALEYGLSVRDLGGARLKGIGGDTSLGVATAKTLGLGGQSIPHVDFAVGGSDTGHAGLLGQNILGLADVEYDLPHGIVRLMKGKDCKGADMAYWAGTKPVSIVPILAMDAGQRHTIGTVRINGVAIKAVFDTGAQMPLLTLSAARRIGVTPDSPGVTASGFAYGLGTSRSRSWRARFDAIEIGGERIPKPWIQIADQSFSDADMLIGIDFFLTHHIYVDNQNHRMFVTYEGGALFGLAPKSAVDSNGTAIDLTDQAAEPTDAAGYSRRGAILASKRKFDAAIADFDKAIGLAPAESHYLFQRATARLANGQPLLGAKDLDAAIALAPNDADARLARAQLRLAARDPAGALVDLAAADQALAPSSDARMRLAGLYDSAGSYEPALASYDRWLKSHPEDSGRAVAFNGRCWARALLNRDLDKALEDCNAALRLRPGEAAYLDSRALVRLRRGEIDKALADYDAAVARQPRNAWSLYARGIAARRAGRTVQADADQATALAIDAQVQARAKRYGLE, from the coding sequence ATGTTGCGGTGGTTCTGCGCGGTTGCTTCGCTGGCCGGCCCAATGCTTGCGCCGGTCCCCGCATCGGCCAAGTGCGAAATCGCCAAATATGTCGATATCCCGGTGACGATGACGGGCCGCAGCCCGATCGTCACCGCGCAGATCAACGGCCGCGACGCGCGCTTCATCCTCGATAGCGGCGCGTTCTTCAGCACGATCGCCAAGGCCAACGCGCTGGAATACGGACTGTCTGTACGCGACCTCGGCGGCGCGCGGCTGAAGGGGATCGGCGGCGATACCTCGCTCGGCGTCGCCACGGCGAAGACGCTCGGCCTCGGCGGCCAATCGATCCCGCATGTCGATTTCGCCGTCGGCGGCAGCGACACCGGCCATGCCGGGCTGCTCGGTCAGAACATCCTCGGGCTGGCCGATGTCGAATACGATCTGCCGCACGGGATCGTCCGGCTGATGAAGGGCAAGGACTGCAAGGGGGCCGACATGGCCTATTGGGCCGGCACCAAGCCGGTCTCGATCGTCCCGATCCTGGCCATGGACGCCGGCCAGCGCCACACGATCGGCACGGTCAGGATCAACGGCGTGGCGATCAAGGCGGTGTTCGATACCGGCGCGCAGATGCCGCTGCTCACGCTGTCGGCGGCGAGGCGGATCGGCGTGACGCCGGACAGCCCCGGCGTCACCGCCAGCGGGTTCGCCTATGGCCTGGGCACCAGCCGCTCGCGCTCCTGGCGCGCGCGCTTCGATGCGATCGAGATCGGCGGCGAGCGCATCCCCAAGCCGTGGATCCAGATCGCCGATCAGTCCTTCAGCGATGCCGACATGCTGATCGGGATCGATTTCTTCCTCACCCACCACATCTATGTCGACAACCAGAACCATCGCATGTTCGTCACCTATGAAGGCGGCGCGCTGTTCGGGCTGGCCCCGAAAAGCGCGGTCGACAGCAATGGCACGGCGATCGACCTGACCGATCAGGCGGCCGAGCCGACCGATGCCGCCGGGTACAGCCGGCGCGGCGCGATCCTGGCGTCGAAACGCAAGTTCGATGCCGCGATCGCCGATTTCGACAAGGCGATCGGCTTGGCACCGGCCGAATCGCATTACCTCTTCCAGCGCGCCACGGCGCGGCTCGCCAACGGCCAGCCTCTGCTCGGCGCGAAGGATCTCGATGCGGCGATCGCGCTCGCCCCCAACGACGCCGATGCACGGCTGGCACGTGCGCAGCTTCGGCTTGCCGCCCGCGATCCGGCCGGCGCGCTGGTCGATCTCGCTGCCGCGGATCAGGCGCTCGCCCCGTCCTCGGATGCGCGGATGCGGTTGGCCGGGCTGTACGATTCGGCCGGCAGCTACGAACCCGCCCTCGCCAGTTACGATCGCTGGCTGAAGAGTCATCCGGAAGATAGCGGTCGCGCGGTGGCATTCAACGGCCGCTGCTGGGCCAGGGCGCTGCTGAATCGCGATCTCGACAAAGCGCTGGAGGATTGCAACGCGGCGCTCCGGCTGCGCCCGGGCGAGGCCGCCTATCTCGACAGCCGCGCGCTGGTGCGGTTGCGGCGCGGCGAGATCGACAAGGCGCTGGCCGATTACGACGCGGCGGTGGCGCGGCAGCCGCGCAACGCCTGGTCGCTTTATGCGCGCGGGATCGCGGCACGGCGCGCGGGGCGGACGGTGCAGGCCGATGCGGATCAGGCGACCGCGCTGGCGATCGATGCGCAGGTTCAGGCCCGCGCCAAACGCTACGGGCTGGAATGA